A genome region from Bacteroidota bacterium includes the following:
- a CDS encoding PorP/SprF family type IX secretion system membrane protein has translation MNFETPLIFLFFFPALVANAQDVNFSSPSVDQQFLNPAFAGSLACGHADAGLRLQWPKMSGKYTTAYTSYDQYFKFGAIGFNQLHDSEGKGFYVTDRYDFTYSGYIPLLKDSSGKGKLVIQPAFSFGYLSNKVDWNKMVNPDVIDPRNGFPSPVTTEPIQTSKTNVDLSGGILIYSKIFLAGFSACHITRPDIGFLAPAPLNRRYVAHVSVNGNLLLSQNISLPVTLTFIFSQQSGINTWLLNSTFGISKFQFGFGYRVNDALLFSLGYKGEQMRIGYTYDLTTGELKGITGGAHEIHLGILFSKKKWSEDRTNLQNFF, from the coding sequence TTGAATTTCGAAACGCCATTAATTTTTCTTTTCTTTTTTCCCGCGCTCGTTGCAAATGCGCAGGATGTGAATTTTTCTTCTCCTTCGGTTGATCAGCAATTCCTGAATCCTGCTTTCGCGGGATCGCTCGCATGCGGGCATGCGGATGCGGGCCTGCGTTTGCAGTGGCCCAAGATGAGCGGGAAATACACAACCGCTTACACATCCTACGATCAGTATTTTAAATTCGGCGCCATTGGGTTCAATCAACTTCACGACAGCGAAGGGAAAGGTTTTTATGTCACCGATCGTTACGATTTTACTTACTCCGGATACATTCCTCTTTTAAAAGATTCATCGGGGAAAGGAAAATTAGTAATACAGCCTGCGTTTTCTTTCGGTTATCTCTCGAATAAAGTAGATTGGAATAAAATGGTGAATCCCGATGTGATCGATCCGAGAAATGGATTTCCGTCTCCCGTTACGACTGAGCCGATTCAAACTTCGAAAACCAATGTTGATCTCAGCGGCGGAATACTTATTTATTCTAAAATTTTTCTTGCCGGATTTTCTGCCTGTCATATTACCCGGCCCGATATTGGATTCCTGGCTCCCGCGCCATTGAACAGAAGATACGTTGCGCATGTTTCTGTGAATGGAAATCTTTTGCTCTCGCAGAATATTTCTTTACCGGTAACATTAACATTCATCTTTTCACAGCAATCAGGAATAAATACCTGGCTGCTTAATTCCACATTCGGGATTTCAAAATTCCAGTTTGGTTTCGGATACAGGGTGAATGATGCATTGCTTTTTTCATTGGGATACAAAGGAGAACAAATGCGGATCGGTTATACGTATGATCTTACCACTGGCGAATTGAAAGGCATCACGGGCGGCGCGCACGAAATTCATCTCGGTATTTTATTCTCGAAGAAAAAGTGGAGTGAGGATAGAACGAATCTTCAGAATTTCTTCTGA
- the nrfD gene encoding polysulfide reductase NrfD, with protein MQHHESSLRDPLILGEKNYHEITAEIAKPIEGKANTYWKIVFTIAVTGMIWGFSCLAYTLGTGIGQWGANKTVGWAWDITNFVWWIGIGHAGTLISAVLLLFRQKWRMGINRSAEAMTIFAVMCAAVFVTMHTGRPWLDYWLFPHANQFGSLWVNFNSPLMWDVFAVSTYFTISLVFWYLGLIPDFGAIRDRFKVQGKPMQEKIYRILSFGWSGRARDWSRFEEVSLVLAGISTPLVFSVHSIVSMDFATSIVPGWHTTIFPPYFVAGAIFSGFAMVQTLILIMRKVLNLEHYITIQHIEMMNIIITLTGSMVGVAYLSELFISWYSGVEYEGYAFMNRATGPYWWSYWGMMTCNVVSPQLYWIKKIRTSLLASFFLSIVVNIGMWFERFVIIVTSVHRDYVPSSWTMYHPTWVEIGIFIGTIGFFFTCFLLFARTFPVIALSELKTILKSSGEEYKNKRAKAKAQVAEVQH; from the coding sequence ATGCAACATCATGAATCTTCGCTAAGAGACCCGCTTATACTCGGTGAGAAAAATTATCACGAGATCACAGCCGAGATCGCCAAACCGATAGAAGGGAAAGCGAACACCTACTGGAAAATAGTTTTCACTATTGCCGTCACCGGAATGATTTGGGGTTTCAGTTGTCTTGCTTATACACTCGGAACCGGAATCGGTCAGTGGGGTGCAAATAAAACAGTAGGTTGGGCATGGGACATTACAAATTTCGTTTGGTGGATCGGTATTGGTCACGCGGGAACTCTTATTTCGGCAGTGCTTCTTTTATTCCGTCAGAAATGGCGCATGGGAATTAATCGCTCGGCAGAAGCAATGACAATTTTCGCCGTGATGTGCGCAGCAGTTTTTGTTACGATGCACACTGGAAGGCCGTGGCTCGATTACTGGTTGTTTCCACATGCCAATCAATTCGGTTCGCTCTGGGTAAATTTCAATTCTCCTTTGATGTGGGACGTTTTTGCGGTTTCAACTTATTTCACCATTTCACTTGTATTCTGGTATCTCGGACTTATTCCTGATTTCGGTGCTATCCGTGATCGTTTCAAAGTGCAGGGAAAACCAATGCAGGAAAAAATTTATCGCATTCTTAGTTTTGGCTGGAGCGGACGCGCGCGCGACTGGTCGCGATTCGAAGAAGTTTCTCTTGTGCTCGCGGGAATTTCAACTCCGCTTGTGTTTTCAGTTCACTCCATAGTATCCATGGACTTTGCAACGTCTATTGTTCCGGGTTGGCATACCACGATCTTCCCTCCTTATTTCGTTGCCGGTGCTATCTTCTCCGGTTTTGCAATGGTGCAGACACTAATTCTCATTATGCGGAAAGTTCTGAACCTCGAACATTATATCACCATCCAGCATATTGAAATGATGAATATCATCATCACACTTACAGGATCAATGGTTGGAGTTGCCTATCTCTCTGAACTTTTTATTTCCTGGTACAGTGGAGTGGAATATGAAGGATATGCATTCATGAATCGTGCAACAGGTCCTTACTGGTGGAGCTATTGGGGAATGATGACCTGCAACGTGGTTTCACCGCAATTGTACTGGATCAAAAAGATCCGCACAAGCCTGCTGGCATCTTTCTTCCTTTCTATTGTTGTGAATATCGGAATGTGGTTCGAACGTTTTGTGATCATCGTTACTTCCGTTCACCGCGATTACGTTCCATCGTCATGGACAATGTATCATCCTACCTGGGTGGAGATCGGAATTTTCATTGGAACTATTGGATTTTTCTTCACGTGTTTTCTTTTATTCGCACGCACCTTCCCTGTTATTGCTTTAAGCGAATTGAAAACCATTCTGAAATCATCGGGGGAAGAATACAAGAATAAACGCGCCAAGGCAAAAGCCCAGGTTGCAGAAGTTCAACATTAA
- a CDS encoding SPOR domain-containing protein has translation MKCFLLIFFLAILLPFAVNGQTASDSLQKGVDIDPKSKVVVDKQIEINSKSKEKGYRVQIYFGADKAKANEEKAKFLGQYDKDIHAYEIYEAPNFKIRVGDFRTKLEAYAFLKKIKNEFPSAFIVESDIEEEGQ, from the coding sequence ATGAAATGCTTCTTGCTTATTTTTTTTCTTGCCATTCTGCTTCCGTTCGCCGTGAATGGACAAACTGCGAGCGATTCATTACAGAAAGGCGTTGACATTGACCCAAAATCAAAAGTGGTAGTGGATAAGCAGATCGAGATCAATTCAAAATCGAAAGAAAAAGGATATCGTGTGCAGATCTATTTCGGGGCAGATAAAGCAAAGGCCAATGAAGAGAAAGCAAAATTTCTCGGGCAATATGACAAGGATATTCACGCATACGAAATTTATGAAGCGCCCAATTTTAAAATCCGTGTTGGTGATTTCCGCACGAAACTGGAAGCTTATGCATTCCTGAAAAAAATAAAAAATGAATTTCCATCGGCGTTCATTGTGGAAAGTGATATTGAAGAAGAGGGGCAGTAA
- a CDS encoding ketoacyl-ACP synthase III, which yields MKKTNAAITGVAGWVPETVLSNADLEKMVDTNDEWIISRTGIKERRILKGEQRGVSEICYHAVKNLLEKKKVDPLEIDVVIVGTVTPDFIFPSTSNIVCDQLGMKNAWGFDLSGACSGFLYALSTGAQFIESGRYKKVIVVGADKMSSIIDYEDRATCIIFGDGGGAVLLEPTNENVGVLDFVLHADGSGVQYLNCPAGGSKRPASLHTVENKMHYVKQDGQAVFKYAVVYMADVSEKIMERNKLSADDIRFLVPHQANKRIVDATAKRMGIGAEKVMMNIERYGNTTAGTIPLLLTDYENKLHKGDNLVLSAFGGGFTWGAIYVKWAYDHN from the coding sequence ATGAAAAAAACAAACGCCGCCATAACAGGAGTAGCTGGATGGGTTCCCGAAACGGTTCTCTCCAATGCCGATCTTGAAAAAATGGTGGACACCAACGACGAATGGATCATTTCAAGAACAGGAATTAAGGAGCGGAGAATTCTCAAAGGAGAACAGCGCGGAGTTTCCGAGATCTGTTACCATGCGGTAAAAAATTTACTGGAAAAAAAGAAAGTTGATCCATTGGAGATTGATGTGGTGATTGTGGGAACAGTTACTCCCGATTTTATTTTTCCTTCTACATCGAATATAGTTTGTGATCAACTCGGAATGAAAAACGCATGGGGATTCGATCTCTCCGGTGCCTGCTCAGGGTTTCTTTATGCGCTGTCAACGGGAGCGCAGTTCATTGAATCGGGCCGTTATAAAAAAGTAATTGTGGTGGGCGCCGATAAAATGTCGTCGATCATCGATTACGAAGATCGTGCAACGTGCATCATTTTCGGCGATGGAGGCGGAGCGGTTTTGCTCGAACCCACGAATGAAAATGTGGGTGTGCTCGATTTTGTTCTTCATGCTGATGGATCCGGAGTTCAATATCTGAATTGCCCGGCAGGCGGATCGAAACGCCCCGCATCTCTTCACACCGTCGAAAATAAAATGCACTATGTGAAGCAGGATGGCCAGGCAGTTTTCAAATACGCCGTGGTGTACATGGCTGATGTTTCTGAAAAGATCATGGAGAGAAATAAATTGAGTGCAGATGATATTCGTTTTCTTGTTCCTCACCAGGCCAATAAAAGAATTGTGGACGCTACGGCAAAACGAATGGGAATCGGCGCTGAAAAAGTGATGATGAATATAGAGCGTTACGGAAACACTACAGCAGGAACCATTCCATTGCTGTTAACGGATTATGAAAATAAATTACACAAAGGAGATAATCTGGTGCTCTCGGCATTCGGCGGCGGATTCACCTGGGGCGCTATCTATGTAAAATGGGCTTACGATCACAACTAA
- a CDS encoding c-type cytochrome: MKSHHWQNAQSRRFVVVFSLAISLLFSFNVFAGPDGKKLFQANCAQCHFASDKMSTGPGLKDVLNRIPGKDWAHAWVHDNAALLAKGDAYATQIKTKYQASMNKFPALTNEEIDAILDYASKGEVPVGAVGATGETQTTEEQGSPFYIFLIILVVLIVLIAILRYTKINLRNAYNEKEGLPEEPALPFLDASRKWMNENKRKVALIGFFLFCCLIVKGWYALKGIGVYAEEVHPDEWVGYHPSQPIKFSHKIHADINGIQCVYCHTGVEKSKTAGIPPIMVCMNCHKVIDQNQAGTDESKAEIAKIYFATGWDPKTHAYSNPQHPVVWNKVHVLPDHVFFSHQQHVVVGKLQCDNCHGDVKKMTTIEQQRPLTMGWCINCHRVTPVQMEGNGYYEALHEKMKEKYKDQPITVSMIGGIECSRCHY; encoded by the coding sequence ATGAAAAGCCACCATTGGCAAAACGCACAAAGCCGCCGCTTTGTCGTTGTATTTTCCCTGGCAATTTCCCTCCTTTTTTCCTTCAATGTATTTGCAGGTCCCGATGGGAAAAAGCTGTTCCAGGCAAATTGCGCTCAATGCCATTTTGCATCCGATAAAATGAGTACCGGCCCGGGACTGAAAGATGTTCTGAACAGAATTCCAGGCAAAGACTGGGCGCATGCGTGGGTGCATGACAATGCTGCGCTCCTTGCAAAAGGAGATGCGTATGCTACGCAGATAAAAACAAAGTACCAGGCGAGCATGAACAAATTTCCCGCACTCACCAATGAGGAAATTGACGCCATACTCGATTATGCAAGTAAAGGTGAGGTTCCTGTAGGCGCTGTAGGTGCTACCGGAGAAACGCAAACAACCGAAGAACAGGGAAGCCCTTTTTATATTTTTCTCATCATTCTCGTTGTTCTCATTGTTCTTATTGCAATTCTTCGTTACACCAAGATCAATCTTCGCAATGCTTACAATGAAAAAGAAGGGTTGCCAGAGGAGCCGGCTCTTCCTTTCCTCGATGCATCTCGCAAATGGATGAATGAAAATAAACGCAAAGTAGCGCTCATTGGATTTTTCCTTTTCTGTTGTCTTATTGTAAAAGGATGGTATGCGTTGAAAGGTATTGGAGTTTACGCCGAGGAAGTTCACCCCGATGAATGGGTGGGTTATCATCCTTCGCAGCCCATAAAATTCTCTCATAAAATTCACGCTGACATCAATGGAATTCAGTGCGTGTATTGTCATACAGGTGTTGAAAAATCAAAAACAGCAGGAATTCCTCCTATCATGGTTTGCATGAACTGTCACAAAGTGATCGATCAGAACCAGGCGGGAACGGATGAATCAAAAGCAGAGATCGCGAAAATTTATTTTGCGACGGGATGGGATCCCAAAACACATGCGTACAGCAATCCACAGCATCCCGTGGTGTGGAATAAAGTTCACGTTCTTCCCGATCACGTTTTCTTCTCGCACCAGCAGCACGTTGTGGTTGGAAAATTACAATGCGATAATTGTCATGGCGATGTGAAGAAAATGACGACGATCGAACAGCAGCGTCCGCTTACTATGGGATGGTGCATCAATTGTCACCGCGTTACGCCGGTTCAAATGGAAGGTAACGGATACTACGAAGCGCTTCATGAAAAAATGAAAGAGAAATACAAAGATCAGCCCATCACGGTTTCTATGATTGGTGGTATCGAGTGTTCACGCTGCCACTATTGA
- the accB gene encoding acetyl-CoA carboxylase biotin carboxyl carrier protein, protein MKLNEIQDLIKFVAKSGVSEVALETKEIKIRITANAKGAKSDGQVMVQQQMPVVHSNPVTQNVMQPVTTNVAETKTAESKKENGVADESKLITIKSPMIGTFYRSSAPDKPAFVNVGDEVKNGKVVCIIEAMKLFNEIECEYSGRIVKILVDDASPVEYDQPLFLVEPN, encoded by the coding sequence ATGAAACTGAATGAAATCCAGGACCTGATAAAATTCGTAGCCAAATCGGGCGTCAGTGAAGTTGCACTCGAAACGAAAGAGATCAAGATCAGAATAACGGCTAATGCCAAAGGAGCAAAAAGCGACGGACAGGTTATGGTTCAGCAGCAGATGCCTGTTGTTCATTCTAATCCTGTTACGCAAAATGTAATGCAGCCGGTGACAACGAATGTTGCTGAAACAAAAACGGCTGAGAGTAAAAAAGAAAACGGAGTTGCTGATGAATCGAAACTTATAACCATCAAATCACCAATGATCGGCACGTTCTACCGTTCTTCTGCTCCCGATAAACCTGCGTTCGTGAACGTGGGCGACGAAGTGAAGAACGGCAAAGTGGTCTGCATCATTGAAGCGATGAAACTTTTCAATGAAATTGAATGCGAATACAGCGGCCGTATTGTGAAAATTCTTGTCGATGATGCGTCGCCGGTCGAATACGATCAGCCGCTGTTCTTAGTAGAACCGAATTAG
- the accC gene encoding acetyl-CoA carboxylase biotin carboxylase subunit, with protein MFRKILVANRGEIALRIIRTCREMGIKTVAVYSTADKDSLHVKFADEAVCIGPPPSKESYLNIPNIIAAVEITNADAIHPGYGFLSENSKFSRICQEHGIKFIGATPEQIEAMGDKSNAKATMLAAGVPCVPGSAGLLTDIESAKATALQVGYPVIIKATAGGGGKGMRIIWKEDELESQFENAVKEAEAAFGNGAMYMEKYIEEPRHIEIQIAGDQYGKVCHLSERDCSIQRRHQKLAEETPSPFMTQELRDKMGEAAIKAGSAVNYEGVGTVEFLVDKHRNFYFMEMNTRIQVEHPITEEVIDYDLIREQILIAAGVPISGKNYYPQLCAIECRINAEDPFNNFRPSPGKITVLHTPGGHGVRVDSHIYAGYTIPPNYDSMIAKLITMAQTREEAIAKMHRALSEFVVEGVKTTIPFHLRLMKDENFIKGNYTTKFLETFDLSE; from the coding sequence ATGTTCAGGAAAATACTCGTCGCTAATCGCGGAGAGATCGCCCTGCGCATCATACGCACGTGTCGTGAAATGGGAATTAAAACGGTTGCCGTTTATTCCACTGCCGATAAAGATTCTCTTCACGTAAAATTTGCCGACGAAGCAGTTTGCATTGGCCCTCCGCCGAGTAAAGAATCGTATCTCAATATTCCGAATATCATTGCAGCAGTAGAGATCACCAATGCAGATGCTATTCATCCCGGGTATGGTTTTCTCTCGGAGAATTCAAAATTCTCGCGCATCTGCCAGGAACACGGAATAAAATTCATTGGCGCTACTCCCGAACAGATCGAGGCGATGGGTGATAAATCAAATGCAAAAGCTACGATGCTGGCTGCCGGTGTTCCCTGCGTTCCCGGTTCTGCCGGATTATTGACAGATATTGAAAGTGCAAAAGCAACTGCATTGCAAGTGGGTTATCCCGTCATCATCAAGGCAACTGCAGGCGGTGGCGGAAAAGGAATGCGCATCATCTGGAAAGAAGATGAATTGGAATCTCAGTTTGAGAATGCAGTGAAAGAAGCGGAAGCTGCATTCGGAAATGGCGCCATGTATATGGAAAAATACATTGAGGAACCGCGTCATATCGAAATTCAAATTGCAGGCGATCAGTACGGAAAAGTTTGTCATTTAAGTGAACGTGATTGTTCCATTCAGCGTCGTCACCAGAAATTAGCAGAGGAAACTCCTTCTCCTTTTATGACGCAGGAATTGCGCGATAAAATGGGAGAGGCCGCAATCAAAGCAGGATCTGCCGTGAATTATGAAGGAGTGGGCACCGTAGAATTTCTCGTGGACAAACACCGCAATTTTTATTTCATGGAAATGAATACGCGGATACAAGTGGAACATCCGATTACCGAAGAAGTGATTGATTACGATTTGATACGCGAACAGATTCTCATTGCTGCCGGTGTTCCTATTTCCGGAAAAAATTATTATCCGCAATTGTGCGCAATAGAATGCCGGATCAATGCAGAAGATCCTTTCAATAATTTCCGTCCGTCGCCGGGAAAAATTACCGTGCTTCACACACCGGGCGGACATGGCGTGCGCGTGGACTCGCACATTTACGCGGGCTACACGATCCCGCCGAATTACGATTCGATGATCGCGAAGTTGATCACCATGGCGCAAACGCGCGAAGAAGCCATTGCGAAAATGCATCGCGCGCTGAGTGAATTTGTGGTGGAAGGAGTGAAGACCACCATTCCTTTTCATTTGCGATTGATGAAGGATGAGAATTTTATCAAGGGAAATTACACGACGAAATTTCTAGAGACGTTTGATCTGAGCGAATAA
- a CDS encoding gliding motility-associated C-terminal domain-containing protein codes for MFILVSLRKIAFISLFIFCTSCSKKDVVSFDPDVITAQDFVIDPSTHDTLYRFYMPSGFSPNGDGVNDKYICKGMGIDSTSFDMKILNRVQHLMFESTNLNRGWTGAAQGQGVIAPTGMYNVEISLSDTMKNNHHYDYVINLWK; via the coding sequence ATGTTTATACTTGTTTCATTGAGAAAGATCGCCTTCATATCCTTATTTATTTTTTGCACCTCGTGCTCGAAGAAAGACGTCGTTTCATTCGATCCTGATGTGATCACCGCGCAGGATTTTGTGATCGATCCTTCTACACACGATACGCTCTATCGCTTTTACATGCCCAGCGGATTTTCTCCGAATGGGGATGGCGTCAATGATAAATACATTTGCAAAGGAATGGGAATTGATTCCACCTCTTTCGACATGAAAATTTTAAATCGTGTTCAGCACTTGATGTTTGAAAGTACAAATCTGAATCGTGGATGGACCGGTGCGGCGCAGGGACAGGGCGTGATCGCTCCGACCGGAATGTACAACGTGGAAATTTCTTTATCAGACACGATGAAGAATAATCATCATTACGATTACGTGATCAATTTGTGGAAATGA
- a CDS encoding TAT-variant-translocated molybdopterin oxidoreductase, protein MANETKYWKGLAHLKNEQKFVEKNQNEFAEYIPVEEFISDKKTLESSSTNRRDFLKFLGFSTVAATLAACETPVVKAIPYVQRPEDVIPGVANWYASTFFDGHDFASILIKTREGRPIKLEANPLSKITGSGNAKGRGGLNARVQSSVLSLYDSTRVQCPMMKSGNAWVSKNWKDIDTEIGAKLAQSKGIAIISSSIESPSTRASIAEFASKYKNVRHVMYDAISYSGILKANNSSFGKAFVPTYSFDKADVIVSLGCDFLVNWVSPVEHARQYAMGRKVGGDKKTMSKHFQFESILSVTGSNADERFPVKPSQLGAVALGILAGVGGSVSAPSVMQKEVGKVSDALKNAKGKALVVCGSNDPAVQLVVNEINKALNAYGTTISTDVIDLTHQGDDAAMKKVVDDFGGTIDTVIFYNSNPAYTAPAALKFEEAMKKLSCRISFSGHKDETAVMCDYICPDHHYLEAWNDHYPRTKQYNLQQPGIRPLFSTRHAQETLLIWAGNNSDYHSYLQKNWNADIFGMQNSFGDFTAFWNNSVRDGVVELVLTQMPVVADPQVKPAKNNKKPAADSIADAQSAMAAHVATMMPAMDSVSFTGGILTLNDAVSQINSVKGGKYELTIYQKTSMGSGNQSQNPWLQEMPDPITKITWDNYITMHPLDVKSMNLFGLLEDDDLLVRFDEIEDQLDVAEVTANGQKIKLPVWFQPGQARGTIGIAVGYGRKGFNEIIDGVGQNIYPSVSWNETAGTMNYDVYDVSIADSGDDKHQIASTQVHSTIMGRNEDLLRETNLASYAKDERAGNPLPMMHTYAGEKNPEDVNLWNSFERPNHKWALAIDLNSCIGCGACVVSCNAENNIAVVGKDQVRKSREMHWMRIDRYYSSHVNKEEEQEKGDMGTRELYRKMESPEFDNPKVVFQPLMCQHCNHAPCETVCPVLATTHSTEGLNQMVYNRCVGTRYCANNCPFKVRRFNWFNYNEYYLFKGINPTQDTLASMVLNPDVVVRTRGVMEKCSMCVQRIQAGKLDAKKAGRRPIDGDIQTACTQSCPTNAIIFGDLNDEKSEISQWEQSGRKFEMLEEIGIRPSVFYLTKIWNREDEKAHV, encoded by the coding sequence ATGGCTAACGAAACAAAATACTGGAAAGGACTCGCTCACCTGAAAAACGAACAGAAGTTCGTAGAGAAGAATCAGAACGAGTTTGCAGAATATATTCCGGTAGAGGAATTCATCAGCGACAAAAAAACACTGGAATCTTCTTCCACCAATCGCCGCGATTTTCTCAAGTTCCTCGGATTCTCCACAGTAGCAGCAACACTCGCTGCCTGCGAAACCCCTGTTGTAAAAGCAATTCCTTACGTTCAGCGGCCCGAAGATGTTATTCCCGGTGTAGCCAACTGGTATGCTTCTACATTTTTCGACGGACATGATTTTGCTTCTATTCTTATCAAAACGCGCGAAGGCCGGCCCATAAAACTTGAAGCGAATCCATTATCAAAAATAACAGGAAGCGGTAATGCAAAAGGAAGAGGCGGATTGAATGCACGCGTGCAGTCCTCCGTTCTTTCATTGTATGATTCAACGAGAGTACAATGTCCAATGATGAAATCGGGCAACGCATGGGTTTCAAAAAACTGGAAAGACATTGACACCGAGATCGGCGCTAAACTGGCGCAGTCAAAAGGCATTGCAATTATTTCTTCATCGATCGAATCACCTTCAACCCGGGCTTCCATTGCGGAATTTGCTTCTAAGTACAAGAATGTTCGCCATGTGATGTATGATGCAATTTCTTATTCTGGAATTCTCAAAGCAAATAATTCTTCCTTCGGAAAAGCGTTCGTTCCGACTTATAGTTTTGATAAAGCTGATGTGATTGTTTCTCTTGGTTGCGATTTTCTGGTGAACTGGGTTTCTCCGGTCGAGCATGCGCGCCAGTATGCGATGGGAAGAAAAGTAGGCGGCGATAAAAAAACAATGTCGAAACATTTCCAGTTCGAATCCATTCTTTCTGTTACGGGATCTAATGCAGATGAACGTTTCCCTGTGAAACCTTCGCAGTTGGGAGCAGTCGCACTTGGAATTCTCGCTGGTGTTGGTGGATCGGTTTCTGCTCCATCGGTTATGCAGAAAGAAGTCGGAAAAGTTTCGGACGCTCTTAAAAATGCAAAAGGGAAAGCACTTGTTGTTTGCGGTTCCAATGATCCTGCTGTGCAATTAGTGGTGAATGAGATCAACAAAGCACTCAATGCTTATGGCACAACTATCAGCACGGATGTGATTGATCTTACTCACCAGGGCGATGATGCTGCAATGAAAAAAGTAGTCGATGATTTCGGCGGCACTATTGACACTGTTATTTTCTATAATTCAAATCCTGCTTACACTGCTCCGGCTGCATTGAAGTTTGAAGAGGCAATGAAAAAACTTTCCTGCCGGATTTCTTTTTCAGGTCACAAAGATGAAACGGCCGTGATGTGCGATTATATTTGCCCGGATCATCATTACCTCGAAGCATGGAATGATCATTATCCGCGAACGAAGCAATATAATTTACAGCAACCGGGAATTCGCCCGCTCTTCAGCACGCGCCACGCGCAGGAAACTTTACTTATCTGGGCAGGGAATAATTCCGATTATCATTCTTACCTGCAGAAAAACTGGAATGCAGATATTTTCGGAATGCAGAATTCCTTCGGTGATTTCACTGCGTTCTGGAATAATTCTGTTCGTGATGGTGTTGTCGAATTAGTGCTCACACAAATGCCGGTAGTGGCAGATCCCCAGGTGAAACCTGCTAAGAATAATAAAAAGCCGGCTGCCGATTCTATTGCGGATGCTCAGTCAGCAATGGCGGCTCATGTTGCAACCATGATGCCTGCAATGGATTCCGTTTCATTCACCGGTGGAATATTGACGCTTAATGACGCAGTTTCCCAGATCAATTCTGTAAAAGGCGGAAAATATGAATTGACAATTTATCAGAAAACTTCAATGGGATCTGGAAATCAATCACAGAATCCGTGGTTACAGGAAATGCCTGATCCGATCACCAAGATCACCTGGGATAATTATATTACCATGCATCCGCTTGATGTGAAGTCCATGAATCTCTTCGGACTTCTTGAGGATGATGATCTGCTTGTTCGCTTTGATGAAATAGAAGATCAGCTTGATGTTGCTGAAGTAACTGCTAACGGACAAAAAATAAAACTTCCGGTGTGGTTTCAGCCCGGACAGGCGCGCGGTACCATTGGTATTGCGGTGGGTTATGGAAGAAAAGGTTTTAATGAAATCATAGATGGAGTCGGGCAGAATATTTATCCTTCTGTAAGCTGGAACGAAACTGCCGGCACTATGAATTATGATGTTTATGATGTAAGCATTGCCGATTCAGGCGATGATAAACACCAGATCGCATCTACCCAGGTTCATTCTACGATCATGGGTCGTAATGAAGATCTTCTTCGCGAAACAAATCTTGCTTCCTATGCAAAAGATGAGCGTGCAGGAAATCCTTTGCCGATGATGCACACTTACGCAGGAGAAAAAAATCCGGAGGATGTGAATCTCTGGAATAGTTTCGAACGGCCGAATCATAAATGGGCATTAGCCATCGATCTTAATTCCTGCATTGGATGTGGTGCATGTGTGGTAAGTTGTAATGCAGAAAATAATATTGCGGTTGTTGGGAAAGACCAGGTTCGCAAAAGCCGCGAAATGCATTGGATGCGAATCGATCGTTACTACAGCAGTCATGTGAATAAAGAGGAAGAGCAGGAAAAAGGCGATATGGGAACGAGAGAATTGTATCGTAAAATGGAAAGCCCGGAATTTGATAATCCAAAAGTTGTTTTCCAACCGCTCATGTGCCAGCATTGCAATCACGCTCCGTGCGAAACAGTTTGCCCGGTTCTTGCCACCACGCACAGTACAGAAGGTTTGAACCAGATGGTTTACAACCGTTGCGTAGGTACTCGTTATTGCGCGAATAACTGCCCTTTCAAAGTTCGTCGCTTCAATTGGTTCAACTATAACGAATATTATTTGTTCAAAGGAATTAATCCTACACAGGATACACTCGCCAGCATGGTATTGAATCCTGATGTGGTGGTTCGCACACGTGGAGTAATGGAAAAATGTTCGATGTGCGTGCAGCGTATTCAGGCGGGAAAACTAGACGCGAAAAAAGCCGGACGTCGCCCGATCGACGGAGACATTCAAACTGCATGTACTCAATCCTGTCCGACAAACGCAATTATTTTCGGCGATCTCAACGACGAGAAAAGTGAAATTTCACAATGGGAACAATCAGGACGTAAATTCGAAATGCTCGAAGAGATTGGTATTCGCCCTTCTGTATTCTATCTCACAAAAATCTGGAATCGCGAAGATGAAAAGGCACATGTTTAA